The genomic segment CAAGATAAATTGGGTGATGAAAACTTCGGCCTGTATTCAGTTAATGTAAAAACCCTTGAAGTGACTGAGATCACAAAACCTGGAACTTACACCACAGGTATATCCAATGTCTCATATTTACACCCCGATAAGGTTTTGATCTTAACTAACGAACGAGATCCTCGTTACTTTGATAATTATTTAGTAGATCTGAAAACCAAAGAAAAGAAGATGGTTTTTCAGAATGATCAAAATTTTTCTTACACCTTGACGGATCTTCATCTTAAAATTCGACTTGCCATTAAAAATCTTCCGGATGCGAGTGACGATGTCTATTTGTTGAATTCAGATTCAGGAAAATTTGAATTTTTCAAAAAAATTTCGTTTGAAGACAATATGGCGACCTATTTTCTTCAGTTCGATGCCTCTGGAGATAATCTTTATTCTTTAGAAAGTGCAGGCAGAAATACGGCTGCTCTTATAAAATATAATATTCCCAGTAAAACATCCGAAGTCCTGGCCTCTTCCGATTTGGCGGACGTAAATAGCCTGCTTATGGATTCTAAATCGAAAATGCCTTTAGCCGCATTTCTCGAGTACGATAAAAAAGAGGTGGTTTTCTTGAGTGCCGCCTTTGAAGCTAGCTATATAAAACTGCAAGCCAAACTGGGATGTGGATTTAAAATCGTTTCAAAAAGTTTTGATGATGACACCTGGTTGCTTTTCACCGAAGACAGTGGCCAAGCACCAAGATATTATTTTTACGAATGCAAAAGGGATGAATTAAGCGAGCCAATTCTAATTCGTGAAAAACTGGAAGCTTATGCTTCCGAGCTCCACCGTACTGAATCGGTGGTCATCAAGTCACGCGATGGATTAAATCTTGTGAGCTATCTTACTAAAGCCAAAGATAATTCCTTACGAGCATTGGTATTAACGGTCCACGGAGGTCCGTGGTCACGAGATGATTTGCGTTTTGACCCTGAACATCAGTGGTTAGCGAATCGCGGATACAATGCATTGTCGGTGAATTTTCGAGGAAGTACGGGATTTGGAAAAGATTTCGTCAACAAAGCGGACATGCAGTGG from the Bdellovibrio bacteriovorus genome contains:
- a CDS encoding alpha/beta hydrolase family protein, coding for MSLVPRREFFGPVDKSMVRLSLDGKYVAYLAPYNGVMNVFVQEKGRPDSARAVTQDKGRGIFTFEWPYANDIILYMQDKLGDENFGLYSVNVKTLEVTEITKPGTYTTGISNVSYLHPDKVLILTNERDPRYFDNYLVDLKTKEKKMVFQNDQNFSYTLTDLHLKIRLAIKNLPDASDDVYLLNSDSGKFEFFKKISFEDNMATYFLQFDASGDNLYSLESAGRNTAALIKYNIPSKTSEVLASSDLADVNSLLMDSKSKMPLAAFLEYDKKEVVFLSAAFEASYIKLQAKLGCGFKIVSKSFDDDTWLLFTEDSGQAPRYYFYECKRDELSEPILIREKLEAYASELHRTESVVIKSRDGLNLVSYLTKAKDNSLRALVLTVHGGPWSRDDLRFDPEHQWLANRGYNALSVNFRGSTGFGKDFVNKADMQWSKTMHDDLIDACEWALAQGLCDRDKIIIMGGSYGGYATLAALTTTPDYFAAGVDIVGPSNLFTLLESTPVYWESFKTTLYRRVGDPRTEEGRKILAENSPLTHVEKIKKPLLIIQGANDQRVKQAEADQIVNAMRAKKIPVDYVLFPDEGHGTRKPENTMAQYAIIESFLNKHFGSVLEPVGEEIKKSSAQFP